One region of Synechococcus elongatus PCC 11801 genomic DNA includes:
- a CDS encoding S-layer homology domain-containing protein: MRDLFGYRFRPAIALGLLAITLQSCSGTPFGQSLQQSFERPENGTGPTSPTTPMPAPPVTPPTPPESSDRFTDLDQIPAALRSQVEELLELGVLDTPGDRQGRFDPNQPIDRGTFARWLLAVNNRFFEDDPGRQIRLAIADSPPVYTDVPSSNPNFIAIQSLAEAGTLPSRLSGDTAATRFQPAAPLTRADLLLWKVPLDHRQPLPTATPDKLASSWGFQDASSLDPRLQRVLLADDDNGAQSVVRRVFGFTQLFQPRKAVTRAEAAAALWYIGFQGEGQSAAQVLRSQQTPPATPTPPTPAPANPPARPPAQQPPAQP, translated from the coding sequence GTGCGAGATCTGTTTGGATATCGATTCCGACCCGCGATCGCGTTGGGTCTACTGGCGATCACATTGCAATCCTGCAGCGGTACACCGTTTGGTCAGTCGCTGCAGCAGTCCTTTGAACGGCCAGAGAATGGAACGGGGCCAACCTCGCCCACAACACCCATGCCCGCCCCACCAGTTACTCCGCCAACTCCGCCGGAGAGCAGCGATCGCTTTACGGATCTCGACCAGATTCCTGCTGCTCTGCGCAGCCAAGTGGAAGAGCTACTAGAACTAGGGGTACTGGATACTCCCGGCGATCGCCAGGGTCGGTTTGACCCCAACCAGCCAATTGATCGCGGCACGTTCGCGCGTTGGCTCTTGGCAGTCAACAACCGTTTTTTTGAGGATGACCCAGGCCGCCAAATTCGACTGGCGATCGCAGACAGCCCGCCCGTTTATACAGATGTCCCGTCGAGCAACCCGAACTTTATCGCCATCCAATCGCTGGCTGAAGCTGGGACCCTACCCAGTCGCCTCAGCGGAGACACAGCGGCAACCCGTTTCCAGCCCGCAGCGCCTCTGACCCGTGCAGACCTCTTGCTCTGGAAAGTACCGCTGGATCACCGTCAGCCTTTACCGACGGCGACTCCGGACAAGTTAGCCAGCAGTTGGGGTTTTCAGGATGCGAGTAGTCTCGATCCGCGCCTGCAGCGGGTGCTGCTTGCCGATGATGACAATGGTGCCCAAAGCGTTGTCCGGCGAGTGTTTGGCTTTACTCAGCTCTTCCAACCCCGCAAAGCTGTGACCCGTGCGGAAGCTGCGGCGGCTCTTTGGTACATCGGATTCCAAGGGGAAGGCCAATCTGCTGCCCAAGTCTTGCGATCGCAGCAGACGCCACCGGCGACACCAACGCCTCCTACCCCGGCACCCGCGAATCCACCCGCTCGTCCTCCGGCCCAGCAGCCTCCTGCTCAGCCTTGA
- the topA gene encoding type I DNA topoisomerase: MPKLVIVESPTKARTIRNYLPKDYRVEASMGHVRDLPQSASDIPAELKSEKWSNLGVDVENNFAPLYIVPKDKKKIVKTLKDALKEADELILATDEDREGESISWHLLQLLQPRVPTKRMVFHEITQEAIQSALKNCRDVDQRLVHAQETRRILDRLVGYTLSPLLWKKIAWGLSAGRVQSVAVRLLVQRERARRAFRQGSYWDLKAQLAVESGQFEAKLWTLAGQRLATGSDFDESTGQIIAGRQVCLLNQQEAEALRDRLQTEPWQVKSLEEKPTTRKPAPPFTTSTLQQESNRKLRLSARETMRVAQSLYERGFITYMRTDSVHLSQQAIAAARSCVEQMYGQNYLSPQPRQFTTKSKNAQEAHEAIRPAGNTFRLPQETGLSGAEFALYDLIWKRTIASQMAEARQTMLSVLLQVDNAEFRASGKRIDFPGFFRAYVEGSDDPDAALEDREILLPALKVGDRPTCQELEAIGHETQPPARYTEASLVKMLENEGIGRPSTYASIIGTIVDRGYAQLVSNTLTPTFTAFAVTALLEQHFPDLVDTSFSARMEQSLDDISNGEVDWLPYLSQFYRGDRGLEEQVKRRESEIDPAAARTVALEGLPAKVRIGRFGAYLEAEADGEAIKANLPKELTPADLDAQRVETLLRQKTEGPDQLGTHPESGEPIYLLTGAYGPYVQLGEATEEKPKPKRASLPKGMSLETISLEQAVGLLSLPRTLGEHPETGRRIQAGLGRFGPYIVCDLGGGEKDYRSLKADDDVLTIDLDRALELLAQPKKSRGRSKEPIREIGLHPEDQAPIQIFEGPYGLYLKHGKVNASLPEDEKPETISLETAIAALAAKAGQAKGKGGRRSSGTPKSGETKTRATKTTKKTTTRRATSR, encoded by the coding sequence ATGCCCAAACTCGTCATCGTCGAGTCGCCCACTAAGGCGCGCACCATCCGCAACTACCTGCCGAAGGATTACCGCGTCGAAGCATCGATGGGACATGTCCGCGATCTTCCGCAATCGGCTAGCGACATTCCCGCCGAACTAAAAAGTGAGAAATGGAGCAATCTTGGGGTTGACGTCGAAAATAACTTCGCGCCACTTTATATCGTCCCCAAGGATAAAAAAAAGATTGTCAAAACATTGAAAGATGCCTTAAAAGAGGCCGATGAACTAATTCTGGCAACGGACGAAGACCGCGAAGGTGAAAGTATCAGTTGGCATCTGTTGCAACTATTGCAACCTCGCGTGCCGACCAAGCGCATGGTCTTCCACGAAATCACCCAAGAGGCAATTCAATCGGCCCTTAAAAACTGTCGGGATGTCGATCAGCGCCTCGTCCATGCCCAAGAAACCCGCCGCATTCTCGATCGCTTGGTGGGCTACACGCTCTCGCCGTTGCTCTGGAAAAAAATTGCTTGGGGCCTGTCGGCTGGACGGGTGCAATCCGTAGCCGTTCGCCTGCTTGTTCAGCGAGAACGGGCGCGGCGAGCCTTCCGGCAGGGGAGTTATTGGGATCTCAAAGCCCAGCTGGCAGTGGAGTCTGGGCAATTTGAGGCCAAACTCTGGACCTTAGCGGGCCAACGCCTTGCGACTGGTAGTGATTTTGATGAGAGTACTGGTCAAATCATCGCTGGCCGTCAGGTTTGTCTGCTCAATCAGCAGGAAGCAGAAGCGCTGCGCGATCGCTTGCAGACTGAGCCGTGGCAGGTGAAGTCGCTGGAGGAAAAACCAACCACCCGCAAGCCCGCACCGCCTTTCACGACTTCGACGCTGCAGCAAGAGTCAAACCGTAAGCTGCGCCTCTCAGCCCGTGAAACGATGCGGGTGGCCCAGAGCCTCTACGAGCGCGGCTTTATCACCTACATGCGGACGGACTCGGTGCATCTCTCACAGCAGGCGATCGCGGCGGCGCGCAGCTGTGTCGAACAGATGTACGGCCAGAACTATCTCAGCCCGCAACCACGCCAGTTCACCACCAAAAGTAAGAACGCCCAAGAAGCCCACGAAGCGATTCGCCCCGCGGGGAATACCTTTAGGCTGCCCCAGGAAACGGGACTGTCAGGCGCTGAGTTTGCGCTCTACGACCTGATCTGGAAACGCACGATCGCCTCGCAGATGGCCGAGGCCCGGCAGACAATGCTGAGTGTGCTCTTGCAAGTCGATAACGCGGAGTTCCGCGCTAGCGGCAAACGGATCGACTTCCCCGGCTTCTTCCGCGCCTATGTGGAAGGGTCAGACGATCCAGATGCAGCCTTGGAAGATCGTGAAATTCTGCTGCCGGCCCTGAAAGTTGGCGATCGCCCCACCTGCCAAGAGTTGGAAGCGATCGGTCACGAAACCCAACCGCCTGCCCGCTACACCGAAGCGTCGTTGGTCAAGATGCTGGAAAACGAGGGCATTGGACGCCCCAGTACCTACGCCAGCATCATCGGCACGATCGTCGATCGTGGCTATGCCCAACTCGTCAGCAACACCCTAACGCCGACCTTTACCGCCTTTGCCGTAACCGCACTACTGGAGCAGCATTTCCCTGACTTGGTGGACACCAGCTTCAGTGCGCGCATGGAGCAATCCCTCGACGACATTTCCAATGGGGAAGTCGACTGGTTGCCCTATCTCAGTCAGTTTTATCGGGGCGATCGCGGTCTAGAAGAGCAGGTCAAACGTCGCGAAAGTGAGATCGATCCCGCGGCTGCCCGCACGGTTGCACTGGAAGGACTGCCCGCAAAGGTCCGCATTGGTCGCTTTGGCGCTTATTTGGAAGCCGAAGCGGATGGAGAAGCGATCAAGGCTAACTTGCCCAAGGAACTGACGCCTGCCGATTTAGATGCTCAGCGGGTTGAGACGCTGCTGCGACAAAAAACCGAAGGGCCGGATCAACTGGGAACACATCCGGAAAGCGGTGAGCCGATCTATCTGCTGACCGGCGCCTACGGCCCCTATGTGCAGTTGGGGGAAGCCACTGAAGAGAAACCCAAGCCCAAACGAGCCTCCCTGCCCAAGGGCATGAGTTTGGAAACGATTTCGCTTGAACAGGCAGTCGGTCTGCTGTCACTACCGCGGACCTTGGGTGAACATCCGGAAACGGGTCGCCGCATCCAAGCAGGCTTGGGGCGTTTTGGCCCCTACATCGTTTGCGATCTCGGTGGGGGCGAAAAAGACTACCGATCGCTCAAAGCGGATGACGATGTGCTGACGATCGACTTGGATCGCGCTCTAGAATTGCTGGCGCAACCGAAGAAGAGTCGCGGCCGTAGCAAGGAACCAATTCGGGAAATCGGCCTGCATCCCGAGGATCAAGCGCCAATCCAAATCTTTGAGGGACCTTATGGTCTCTACCTCAAACATGGCAAGGTCAATGCCTCGCTGCCGGAGGATGAGAAGCCCGAGACGATCAGCCTCGAGACTGCGATCGCAGCTTTAGCCGCCAAGGCGGGTCAGGCCAAGGGTAAAGGGGGACGCCGCAGTAGCGGTACGCCGAAGAGTGGTGAAACCAAAACCCGAGCCACGAAAACAACTAAGAAAACAACGACTCGTCGGGCCACGAGCCGCTAA
- a CDS encoding NAD(P)H-quinone oxidoreductase subunit N, with protein sequence MDFLTLAGQLNAGVILPEGIVIVTLLTVLVTDLILGRQSLRLTPALAITGLSAAIAVLTLQWDASQSLAFLGGFNGDNLSIVFRGIVLLSAAVTILLSIRYVEQSGTSLGEFITILLTASLGGMFLSGANELVTIFVSLETLSISSYLLTGYMKRDPRSNEAALKYLLIGAASSAIFLYGVSLLYGLSSGETQLSAIAEKLGTAQPLALLISLIFVIAGIAFKISAVPFHQWTPDVYEGSPTPIVAFLSVGSKAAGFALAIRLLVTAYPALTEQWHFVFTALAILSLILGNVVALAQTSMKRLLAYSSIAQAGFVMIGLIAGTEAGYSSMVYYLLIYLFMNLGGFACVILFSLRTGTDQISEYAGLYQKDPLVTLGLSLCLLSLGGIPPLAGFFGKLYLFWAGWQAGLYGLVLLALITSVISIYYYIRVIKMMVVKEPQEMSESVRNYPETNWNLPGMQALRAGLVLCVIATTVAGILSNPLFNLASSSVNSSTFLSVTPPASVTVSAPLLPEAVSAS encoded by the coding sequence ATGGACTTTTTAACCCTCGCCGGTCAACTCAATGCCGGTGTGATTCTGCCAGAAGGCATCGTGATCGTCACACTGCTGACGGTTCTGGTCACAGATTTGATTTTGGGACGGCAGTCACTCCGTCTAACACCAGCCCTAGCGATTACCGGTTTAAGTGCCGCGATCGCAGTGCTGACCCTGCAGTGGGATGCCAGCCAGAGTTTGGCGTTTCTCGGTGGCTTCAACGGCGACAATCTCAGCATTGTTTTTCGCGGCATTGTGCTGCTATCAGCAGCCGTCACCATCCTGCTTTCCATTCGCTATGTCGAGCAGTCGGGAACTTCTCTTGGAGAGTTCATTACGATTTTGCTCACCGCTTCACTGGGGGGGATGTTTCTCTCAGGAGCCAACGAGCTTGTGACTATTTTTGTGTCACTCGAAACGCTTAGTATTTCGTCTTATCTATTGACGGGATATATGAAGCGTGACCCTCGCTCCAATGAAGCAGCACTCAAGTATTTGCTGATTGGAGCCGCGAGCTCAGCGATTTTCCTCTATGGTGTTTCGCTGCTCTACGGCCTCTCAAGTGGTGAAACCCAGCTGTCGGCGATCGCGGAGAAACTGGGAACAGCTCAACCTTTGGCCTTGCTGATTTCGTTGATCTTCGTGATCGCAGGCATCGCCTTCAAAATCTCGGCGGTTCCCTTCCACCAGTGGACGCCTGACGTTTACGAGGGTTCACCGACGCCCATTGTCGCCTTCCTGTCGGTCGGTTCTAAAGCCGCTGGCTTTGCCTTAGCCATTCGCCTGTTGGTCACTGCCTATCCCGCTTTGACGGAGCAATGGCACTTTGTCTTCACCGCACTGGCGATCCTCAGTCTGATTCTGGGTAACGTTGTGGCGCTGGCCCAAACCAGCATGAAGCGCCTGCTAGCCTACTCCTCGATCGCCCAGGCCGGCTTCGTGATGATCGGCTTGATTGCGGGCACCGAAGCAGGGTACTCCAGCATGGTTTACTACCTGCTGATCTACCTGTTCATGAACTTGGGCGGGTTTGCCTGCGTCATCCTCTTCTCGCTGCGCACGGGCACGGATCAAATCAGCGAATACGCCGGTCTCTATCAAAAAGATCCGCTAGTCACACTGGGCTTGAGTCTATGCCTGCTGTCGCTGGGCGGCATTCCGCCACTGGCAGGCTTCTTTGGCAAGCTCTACCTGTTCTGGGCGGGCTGGCAAGCTGGTCTGTACGGACTGGTCCTACTGGCTTTGATTACCAGCGTCATCTCGATTTACTACTACATCCGGGTGATCAAGATGATGGTGGTCAAAGAGCCCCAGGAGATGTCGGAGTCAGTGCGCAACTATCCCGAAACCAACTGGAATCTGCCAGGGATGCAAGCCTTACGGGCTGGGCTGGTGCTCTGCGTGATTGCGACCACCGTTGCGGGTATTCTCTCGAACCCGCTGTTTAACTTGGCCAGTAGCTCGGTCAACAGCAGCACTTTCCTGAGCGTGACCCCGCCGGCCAGCGTTACTGTCTCCGCTCCTTTGCTCCCTGAAGCGGTCTCAGCCAGCTGA